One Denticeps clupeoides chromosome 10, fDenClu1.1, whole genome shotgun sequence genomic window carries:
- the dgkaa gene encoding diacylglycerol kinase, alpha a has translation MSDRSEVERKVLSPVDFIQLQQYMDYCSLKVKDVLREFDTDGSLARHRHKECIDEEGFRLFLKTYLEVEDFPADLCQRLFQSFQNSELNGDEKAREVFLKDVSCYFSLLEDGQPRDKLEFAFKLYDRDGNGLLDSSEVDRIIAQMMHAADYLGWDVTELRPVLRDMMTAIDADSNGTVTLQEWVEGGMNNVPLLVLLGLKMTQKDGQHLWRMKHFNKPVYCNVCQSMLLGLRKQGLCCTCCKYTVHGRCANKNPAPCTRTYVKSKKETGVAAHDWVSGNCESGKCDRCQKKIKSYQSLTGKRCVWCHTMRHDECASQEPTECNCGPLRDHILPPWAIYPIIKDWPNCVKNGCSGSAEDGEHNTTPEGQVLQICPVPNTHPLLVFVNPKSGGKQGERVLRKFQYLLNPRQVYNLSNGGPGPGLCFFRDLADYRILVCGGDGTVGWILDAIDKANLQVRPPVAVLPLGTGNDLARCLRWGGGYDGMELSRILRDIECSSQVLMDRWKVEVTVEDSQERGDPVPYEIINNYFSIGVDASIAHRFHMMREKHPQKFNSRMKNKLWYFEFATSETISASCKKLKECLSIECCGSPLDLSSLSLEGIAVLNIPSMHGGSNLWGEQKKGDSAGPAEDLPEVIVDPDVLKVSPQDISDKRLEVVGLEGAIEMGQIYTGLKTAVRLAKTSEITIRTKKTLPMQIDGEPWMQPPCTIHITHKNQARMLMAPQSKSGFFNLK, from the exons ATGTCGGACCGTAGTGAGGTGGAGAGGAAAGTCCTGAGCCCGGTGGACTTCATCCAGCTGCAGCAGTACATGGACT aTTGCAGCCTGAAGGTGAAAGATGTGCTGAGGGAGTTTGATACAGATGGCAGCCTGGCGCGCCACAGACATAAAGAG TGTATAGATGAGGAAGGCTTCAGGCTCTTCCTCAAGACCTACCTGGAAGTGGAGGATTTTCCTGCTGATCTTTGCCAGCGACTCTTCCAGTCCTTCCAGAACTCGGAGCTTAACGGAGATGAAAAAGCCA GGGAGGTGTTTCTAAAGGATGTGTCCTGCTACTTTTCACTGCTGGAGGATGGACAGCCACGTGACAAACTGGAAT TCGCCTTCAAACTCTATGACAGAGATGGCAATGGACTCCTGGATAGTTCG GAAGTTGACCGCATCATTGCGCAGATGATGCATGCTGCCGACTACCTAGGCTGGGATGTGACTGAGCTAAGACCG GTTCTGAGGGACATGATGACAGCCATTGATGCCGATAGCAACGGCACAGTGACCTTGCAGGAGTGGGTGGAGGGGGGCATGAACAATGTTcctctgctggtgctgctgggacTGAAG ATGACTCAGAAGGATGGACAGCACCTGTGGAGGATGAAACACTTCAACAAGCCCGTGTACTGTAATGTGTGCCAGAGCATGCTGCTAGGGCTGCGCAAGCAAGGCCTCTGCTGTACAT GCTGCAAGTACACAGTCCATGGTCGCTGTGCCAACAAGAACCCTGCTCCCTGTACTCGCACATATGTGAAGTCCAAAAAGGAAACTGGG GTTGCAGCCCATGACTGGGTCAGTGGTAACTGTGAGTCTGGAAAATGTGACCGGTGCCAGAAGAAGATTAAGAGCTACCAGAGCCTCACAGGGAAGCGCTGTGTGTGGTGCCACACTATG CGCCATGATGAGTGTGCATCCCAGGAGCCGACAGAGTGTAACTGTGGCCCACTGAGGGACCACATCCTCCCTCCCTGGGCAATTTATCCCATCATCAAG GATTGGCCAAACTGTGTGAAGAATGGCTGCTCTGGCTCAGCTGAAGATGGTGAGCACAACACCACACCTGAGGGACAAGTCTTGCAG ATCTGTCCAGTTCCCAACACACACCCGCTCCTGGTCTTTGTCAACCCGAAGAGTGGAGGGAAACAGGGAGAAAG gGTCTTGCGTAAATTCCAGTATTTGCTGAATCCACGTCAAGTTTACAATCTATCCAATGGGGGCCCAGGTCCAGG GTTGTGTTTCTTCAGGGACCTCGCGGACTACAGGATTCTTGTTTGTGGGGGTGATGGAACCGTCGGCTGGATTCTTGATGCTATAG ATAAAGCAAATTTGCAGGTACGCCCCCCTGTGGCTGTCCTACCTCTCGGCACAGGAAATGACCTCGCACGCTGCCTGCGATGGGGAGGAG GCTACGATGGGATGGAGCTGAGTCGTATTTTGAGGGACATCGAGTGCAGCTCGCAGGTGCTAATGGACCGCTGGAAGGTGGAGGTGACAGTGGAGGACAGCCAGGAGAGAGGAGACCCTGTGCCTTATGAGATCATCAACAACTACTTCTCCATCGGAGTG GATGCCTCCATTGCTCATCGATTTCACATGATGAGGGAGAAGCATCCGCAGAAATTCAACAGCAG AATGAAGAACAAGCTTTGGTACTTTGAGTTTGCCACTTCTGAGACCATCTCTGCCTCCTGCAAAAAGCTCAAGGAGTGTCTCTCTATCGAG TGCTGTGGGTCGCCCCTGGACCTGAGCAGCCTTTCTCTGGAAGGCATCGCTGTCCTCAACATTCCCAGCATGCATGGTGGATCTAACCTTTGGGGCGAACAGAAGAAAGGGGATTCTGCAGGTCCAGCAGAAGATTTGCCAGAGGTCATTGTGGACCCAGATGTGTTAAAAGTTAGCCCACAAG ACATAAGTGACAAGCGGTTGGAGGTGGTGGGACTGGAGGGTGCCATAGAGATGGGGCAGATCTACACTGGGCTCAAGACTGCTGTCAGACTAGCCAAGACTTCAGAGATAACCATTCG GACTAAGAAGACCCTGCCAATGCAGATTGATGGAGAGCCCTGGATGCAGCCGCCATGCACG ATTCACATCACTCACAAGAACCAAGCCCGAATGCTAATGGCTCCTCAGAGCAAGTCTGGCTTCTTCAACCTCAAGTGA